Proteins from a genomic interval of Pseudomonas silesiensis:
- a CDS encoding LON peptidase substrate-binding domain-containing protein: protein MSLPLFPLNTVLFPGCILDLQIFEARYLDMIGRCMKQGGGFGVVCILEGEEVGIAPAGYALVGCEALITDFKQQDNGLLGIRVHGGRRFHVVRTEVQRDQLIVAEVEWLEDEPEQPLQDEDADLVALLKALAEHPMVEALNMGNEATGQQSLANQLAYLLPFAELDKIDLLQLDDPQQRLDAIQALLDELQGELFA from the coding sequence ATGAGCTTGCCGCTTTTTCCGCTGAACACGGTGTTGTTTCCGGGCTGCATCCTCGACTTGCAGATTTTCGAGGCGCGTTACCTGGACATGATTGGTCGCTGCATGAAACAGGGCGGCGGCTTCGGCGTGGTTTGCATCCTCGAGGGCGAAGAAGTCGGCATCGCTCCGGCGGGCTATGCGCTGGTCGGGTGCGAGGCGCTGATCACCGACTTCAAGCAGCAGGACAATGGCCTGCTGGGCATTCGGGTGCATGGCGGGCGGCGTTTTCACGTTGTGCGCACTGAAGTGCAGCGTGATCAGTTGATTGTCGCCGAGGTCGAATGGCTGGAAGACGAGCCCGAGCAACCGCTTCAGGACGAGGACGCCGACCTGGTCGCACTGCTCAAGGCCCTGGCGGAACACCCGATGGTCGAAGCACTGAACATGGGCAACGAAGCGACCGGGCAACAATCGCTGGCCAATCAGTTGGCGTATCTGCTGCCGTTCGCCGAGTTGGACAAGATAGATCTGCTGCAACTCGATGATCCACAGCAGCGGCTGGATGCGATTCAGGCGCTGCTGGATGAGTTGCAAGGGGAGTTGTTTGCCTGA
- a CDS encoding LrgB family protein — MIFDWHGAWASVIHHPLFGIGITLGAYQLVLAAFEKTRWIFLQPVLVSMLLVIGVLVGCGLTYAEYRKSTEILSILLGPATVALAVPLYLNLRRIRQLFWPIFTTLVIGGVVATGMGVLLGWWFGAEHMILMTMAPKSVTSPIAMLVAEQIGGVAALAAVFVLITGVIGAIFGPSLLTRFGVHSPEARGMALGMTAHAVGTAVAMQESEECGAFAALAMSLMGVATAVFLPLAVSMVV, encoded by the coding sequence ATGATCTTCGACTGGCACGGGGCCTGGGCGTCGGTAATTCATCATCCGTTGTTCGGCATTGGCATCACCCTGGGCGCCTATCAACTGGTGCTGGCGGCGTTCGAGAAAACCCGCTGGATCTTTCTGCAGCCGGTGCTGGTTTCCATGCTGCTGGTGATCGGCGTGCTGGTAGGGTGCGGCCTGACCTACGCTGAGTACCGCAAGAGCACCGAGATTCTCAGCATCTTGCTCGGCCCCGCGACGGTCGCGTTGGCGGTGCCGCTGTACCTCAATCTGCGGCGGATTCGTCAGTTGTTCTGGCCGATATTTACTACGCTGGTGATAGGCGGCGTGGTTGCCACGGGCATGGGCGTATTGCTGGGCTGGTGGTTTGGTGCCGAACACATGATCCTGATGACCATGGCGCCGAAGTCGGTGACGTCGCCGATTGCCATGCTGGTCGCCGAACAGATCGGTGGCGTCGCGGCGCTGGCCGCAGTGTTCGTGTTGATCACCGGGGTGATCGGGGCGATCTTCGGACCGAGTCTTTTGACCCGGTTCGGTGTCCACAGTCCTGAAGCCCGCGGCATGGCCCTGGGCATGACCGCCCATGCGGTCGGTACGGCGGTGGCGATGCAGGAAAGTGAAGAGTGCGGCGCCTTCGCGGCGCTGGCGATGAGTCTGATGGGCGTGGCCACGGCGGTATTCCTGCCGTTGGCGGTGTCGATGGTGGTGTAA
- a CDS encoding CidA/LrgA family protein — translation MLLRGLTWLVLFQLLGTAINHLFLPVLPGPIIGLLLLLVFLISRGQVGEPLNLAASSLLRYLPLLLVPPAVGVMVYAADIAADFWAIVGALVLSLVLSLAFAGVLMQRMIKRHASHEDDQ, via the coding sequence ATGTTGTTACGAGGTTTGACCTGGCTGGTGCTGTTCCAATTGCTCGGCACCGCCATCAACCATTTGTTTCTGCCGGTGCTACCGGGGCCGATCATCGGCCTGCTGCTGTTGCTGGTGTTTTTGATCAGCCGGGGCCAGGTGGGTGAGCCGCTGAATCTGGCGGCCAGCAGCCTGCTGCGTTACCTGCCGTTGCTGCTGGTGCCGCCGGCCGTGGGCGTGATGGTGTACGCCGCCGACATCGCGGCGGATTTCTGGGCCATCGTCGGCGCGCTGGTGTTGTCGCTGGTGTTGTCCCTGGCGTTTGCCGGTGTCTTGATGCAGCGCATGATCAAGCGTCACGCGTCTCACGAGGACGACCAATGA
- a CDS encoding MaoC family dehydratase — protein sequence MPYVPVAELKDYVGKELGRSEWLTIDQARINLFAEATGDYQFIHVDPVKAAQTPFGSTIAHGFLSLSLIPKLMEDILVMPEGLKMVVNYGLDSVRFIQPVKVDSKVRLKVELTEVIEKKPGQWLLKATATLEIEGSDKPAYIAEPLSLCFV from the coding sequence ATGCCCTATGTTCCCGTTGCAGAGCTCAAAGATTATGTCGGCAAGGAACTTGGACGTTCCGAATGGCTCACCATCGATCAGGCGCGTATCAACCTGTTCGCCGAAGCCACAGGGGACTATCAGTTCATCCATGTCGACCCGGTCAAAGCCGCGCAAACGCCATTTGGCAGCACCATTGCACACGGTTTCCTGTCACTGTCGTTGATCCCCAAACTGATGGAAGACATCCTCGTCATGCCTGAAGGCTTGAAGATGGTGGTCAACTACGGCCTCGACAGCGTGCGTTTCATTCAGCCGGTCAAGGTCGATTCGAAAGTGCGACTCAAGGTCGAACTGACTGAAGTCATTGAGAAGAAACCTGGCCAATGGCTGCTCAAGGCCACCGCCACTCTGGAAATCGAAGGCTCGGATAAACCGGCGTATATCGCTGAACCCTTGTCCCTCTGCTTCGTGTAA
- a CDS encoding C13 family peptidase produces MRPLALLALTLLLTACGDGESLLPPDARLPDGGRYRGDLVNGLLQGQGRVDYPNGSWYAGGFDQGQWHGLGEWHGSNGEVYRGSFNQGLFDGKGQLTTSGSSYTGGFKAGRRDGEGTLKENGMTYRGEFKADQYSGLGRLELEDGSSYQGQFAHGKPNGEGQRGDASGNQFTGHFVDGQLEGNGTFNSADGDIYVGGFKNNQLHGKGRYENADGDVWLGLFKEGSLNGKGEMIGADGSHYIGQFNDWRFTGQGRLNLPDGSFYIGQFDVDNYNGHGTLVLTDGTVQNGTWINGQRVRDADGKLLPDPLELGLLAQGRLLADALANVPASTPAIELYTLTLGGDGKQSVFLRESDYVSNMLTSRFGAFGQIRLVNHRDHLADRPMATRENLRRAALTLAERSGPEDLIFLYLTSHGTSEHELVLDQPRMELSDLPADELAAVLAPLKNRDKIIVISSCYSGGFIPALKDERTLVMTASRADRVSFGCSEQANFTYFGDALFAQALNQTDDLEHAFKLASATVAERELADSFEASEPQIWAPKTVLSHWQLLRKQQARKALQSASIPGKDAKSN; encoded by the coding sequence ATGCGCCCACTAGCACTCCTTGCCTTGACCCTGTTGCTCACCGCTTGCGGCGATGGCGAATCACTGTTGCCTCCCGACGCCCGCCTGCCGGACGGTGGCCGCTATCGCGGCGATCTGGTCAATGGCTTGCTGCAAGGCCAGGGCCGAGTCGACTATCCGAACGGCAGCTGGTATGCCGGCGGGTTCGACCAGGGCCAATGGCATGGCTTGGGCGAATGGCACGGCAGTAACGGCGAAGTCTATCGCGGGTCCTTCAATCAAGGGCTGTTCGACGGCAAGGGACAACTGACTACCAGTGGCAGCAGTTATACCGGCGGCTTCAAGGCCGGGCGCCGGGATGGCGAAGGCACCCTCAAAGAAAACGGCATGACCTATCGCGGGGAATTCAAAGCCGATCAATACTCGGGGCTCGGGCGTCTGGAGCTAGAGGACGGCAGCTCGTATCAGGGCCAGTTCGCCCATGGCAAACCCAATGGCGAAGGCCAGCGTGGCGACGCCAGCGGCAATCAGTTCACCGGCCACTTCGTCGACGGTCAGCTGGAAGGCAACGGGACATTCAACAGCGCCGATGGCGACATCTACGTCGGCGGTTTCAAGAACAATCAACTGCACGGCAAGGGCCGCTACGAGAACGCCGACGGCGATGTCTGGCTCGGCCTGTTCAAGGAAGGCTCGCTCAACGGCAAGGGCGAGATGATCGGCGCCGATGGCAGCCATTATATCGGCCAGTTCAACGATTGGCGCTTTACCGGCCAAGGCCGATTAAACCTGCCCGATGGCAGCTTCTATATCGGTCAGTTCGACGTCGACAATTACAACGGTCACGGCACGCTGGTGCTGACCGATGGCACGGTGCAGAACGGTACATGGATTAACGGCCAGCGCGTGCGCGATGCCGACGGCAAGTTACTGCCCGACCCGCTCGAGCTCGGCTTGCTGGCCCAGGGCCGCCTGCTCGCCGACGCACTGGCCAACGTACCGGCCTCGACCCCGGCGATCGAGCTGTACACCCTGACCCTGGGTGGCGACGGCAAGCAAAGCGTGTTCCTGCGCGAGTCCGATTACGTCAGTAACATGCTTACCAGCCGTTTCGGCGCCTTTGGCCAGATCCGCCTGGTCAACCATCGCGACCACCTTGCCGACCGACCGATGGCCACCCGGGAAAACCTGCGCCGCGCCGCCCTCACGCTGGCCGAGCGCAGCGGCCCGGAAGATTTGATTTTCCTTTACCTGACCAGCCACGGCACCAGTGAACATGAACTGGTGCTCGACCAGCCGCGTATGGAACTGTCCGATCTGCCGGCCGACGAACTCGCTGCTGTCCTGGCACCGCTGAAGAATCGCGACAAGATCATCGTGATTTCATCCTGCTACTCCGGCGGCTTCATCCCGGCCCTGAAAGACGAACGCACCCTGGTCATGACGGCCTCGCGGGCCGACCGGGTGTCCTTCGGCTGCTCTGAACAAGCCAACTTCACTTATTTTGGCGATGCCTTGTTCGCTCAGGCGCTGAACCAGACCGACGACCTGGAACACGCCTTCAAGCTGGCCAGTGCCACCGTGGCCGAGCGCGAACTGGCAGACAGCTTCGAAGCCTCCGAGCCACAGATCTGGGCGCCAAAAACCGTGCTATCCCACTGGCAACTGCTGCGCAAACAGCAAGCACGAAAGGCATTGCAAAGTGCCTCTATCCCCGGCAAGGATGCAAAGAGCAACTAA
- a CDS encoding oxidoreductase, with amino-acid sequence MYLTPQHVLLAGATGLTGEHLLDRLLNEPTITRVLAPSRRPLAEHPHLENPVGDPAAFLPQLNGRVDIAYCCLGTTIKQAGSEQAFRAVDLDMVVAFAKRAREMGARHLIVISALGADRRSPIFYNRVKGEMEYALRAQDWPQLTICRPSLLLGERIEPRMAEQFVGPLSRLIPGKYRGIEACQLARAMWRLALEEQDGLRIVESDELRKLGK; translated from the coding sequence ATGTACTTGACGCCTCAGCACGTATTGCTTGCCGGAGCTACCGGTTTGACCGGTGAACATCTTCTCGACCGTTTGCTCAATGAGCCCACGATTACGCGAGTATTGGCGCCATCACGCCGGCCATTGGCCGAGCACCCTCATCTGGAAAATCCGGTCGGCGATCCCGCGGCGTTTCTGCCGCAATTGAACGGCCGCGTCGACATCGCCTACTGCTGCCTCGGCACCACGATCAAGCAGGCCGGCTCGGAACAGGCGTTTCGTGCGGTGGATCTGGACATGGTGGTGGCGTTCGCCAAGCGTGCACGGGAGATGGGGGCGCGGCACCTGATCGTCATCAGTGCCTTGGGGGCCGATCGCAGATCCCCGATTTTCTACAACCGGGTCAAAGGCGAGATGGAATACGCATTGCGCGCGCAGGACTGGCCGCAGCTGACCATTTGCCGACCATCGTTGCTACTGGGCGAACGCATCGAACCGCGTATGGCCGAGCAGTTCGTTGGGCCCTTGTCCCGCTTGATCCCCGGCAAATATCGCGGCATCGAAGCCTGTCAACTGGCTCGCGCCATGTGGCGACTGGCGCTGGAAGAGCAGGATGGATTGCGGATTGTCGAGTCGGATGAGTTGCGCAAGCTAGGCAAGTAG
- a CDS encoding YceK/YidQ family lipoprotein, whose product MNKLLVMVLALQLAGCATVRTLDAAKPGAPVVYSGTRLDLYAMNGGCCAMDRFGAEAPAYPGIDLPASALLDTLLLPLSLLTVIGVSFQATGGL is encoded by the coding sequence ATGAATAAGCTGCTGGTGATGGTGCTGGCGTTGCAACTGGCGGGCTGCGCCACGGTGCGCACGCTGGATGCCGCCAAACCGGGGGCGCCGGTGGTGTATTCGGGGACTCGACTGGATTTGTATGCCATGAATGGCGGTTGCTGCGCCATGGACCGTTTTGGCGCAGAAGCGCCGGCCTACCCAGGCATCGACCTGCCGGCCAGCGCCTTGCTTGATACATTGTTGTTGCCGTTGTCGCTGTTGACAGTGATAGGAGTCAGTTTTCAGGCGACTGGCGGGTTGTAG